From one Nycticebus coucang isolate mNycCou1 chromosome 14, mNycCou1.pri, whole genome shotgun sequence genomic stretch:
- the LOC128564560 gene encoding tripartite motif-containing protein 43B-like has product MDLDILQVFQREITCAICLNYLIDPVTIGCGHSFCRPCLYLSWEVSQNSSHCPECREPSQQRKFKTNIVLKNLVSIARKASLLQFLSSEEEMCRIHKEKKKMFCEVDRSLLCLLCSNSQEHRAHRHCPIEGAAEDQRDKLEKQMRSLWDKIQENNRNLSEERIVIKHWTDYVLLVRKMIRTEYCELHPVLHKEEEQHLENLRKEGRDLLQQLKRSVAKMHQKRKQLKEMYKEVMDMCHKPEEELLQDIGDLLMRSETVQLHIPRPVHPELSVRAITGLMDRYRRYWVEIYFHNEVSNHHIRLFDDLRNFTFRSHNQDQSLNPEKSNYFAAWGDQAFTAGKYYWELDVDDSWDWALGVSRDYPICSLGTMLVSGDMFLLACVRQDNQCTLWTTSPVIPQFIEKPLGRVGVYLDLQSGSVSFVNVDKSSLIWKYRAGSLSFPVRPFFITGHK; this is encoded by the exons ATGGACCTAGATATACTGCAAGTCTTCCAGAGGGAAATCACCTGTGCCATCTGCCTGAACTACCTTATAGACCCAGTCACTATAGGCTGTGGACACAGCTTTTGCAGACCCTGCCTCTATCTCTCCTGGGAAGTATCCCAAAATTCTTCCCACTGCCCAGAGTGCAGAGAACCATCACAGCAGAGAAAGTTCAAAACCAATATTGTTCTGAAGAATCTGGTGTCCATTGCCAGAAAGGCCAGTCTCTTGCAATTCCTGAGCTCTGAGGAAGAAATGTGTAGAATCcacaaggagaagaagaagatgtTCTGTGAAGTGGACAGAAGCCTGCTGTGTTTGCTCTGCTCTAACTCCCAGGAGCACAGGGCTCACAGACACTGTCCCATTGAAGGGGCAGCTGAGGACCAGCGG GATAAACTAGAAAAGCAAATGAGATCTTTATGGGACAAGATCCAGGAAAATAACAGAAACCTCAGTGAGGAAAGAATAGTGATTAAACATTGGACC GACTATGTGCTTCTAGTGAGAAAAATGATCAGGACTGAATACTGTGAGCTTCATCCAGTTCTACATAAGGAAGAAGAACAACATTTGGAGAACCTGAGAAAGGAGGGCCGAGACCTTTTACAACAACTGAAGAGAAGTGTGGCCAAAATGCATCAAAAGAGGAAACAACTGAAGGAGATGTATAAGGAAGTGATGGACATGTGCCATAAACCAGAAGAGGAGCTGCTCCAG GATATTGGAGACCTACTGATGAG AAGTGAAACCGTGCAGCTGCACATTCCCCGGCCTGTGCATCCAGAGCTCAGTGTCAGAGCCATCACTGGACTGATGGACAGATACAGGCGCTACTGGG TGGAGATTTATTTCCACAATGAAGTAAGCAATCACCACATCAGGCTGTTTGATGATTTGAGAAACTTCACATTTAGATCTCACAATCAAGATCAATCTTTGAATCCTGAAAAATCTAACTATTTTGCTGCTTGGGGAGACCAGGCCTTCACCGCTGGGAAGTATTACTGGGAGCTGGATGTGGATGACTCTTGGGACTGGGCTCTAGGGGTCTCTAGAGATTACCCTATATGCAGCCTTGGCACAATGCTTGTATCTGGGGACATGTTTCTTCTTGCATGTGTGAGGCAGGATAATCAGTGCACTCTCTGGACAACCTCACCAGTGATTCCTCAGTTTATAGAGAAACCTTTGGGCCGGGTTGGTGTGTATCTTGATTTGCAGAGTGGAAGTGTGAGTTTTGTGAATGTTGACAAGAGTTCCCTCATATGGAAGTACCGCGCTGGCTCCTTGTCTTTCCCTGTCAGGCCTTTCTTTATCACTGGACACAAATGA